From Neobacillus sp. PS2-9, the proteins below share one genomic window:
- a CDS encoding LysR family transcriptional regulator has protein sequence MDIRQLKYFVTIAEEGKITTAAKKLNIAQPPLSRQLKQMEEELGVTLFDRDNKSLNLTLEGERLLLRAKELLNKLDETMVEVQELRKDASGILSVGSNLYCASLILSKVVDIREKNPGLTFKVWEGETIHLIKMLSKRQIEIAITNSPITENSISQITLESDPYVLVLPEKWTWSGSEQCRLEEIINLPLILLRPNYGLGAYGQIVNEFQRLDLEPNILCECQDLIMLLGLVSSGFGATILPLSLLSLHSLGGLRVIQLKDQTLISEPKVIWRKNSYLSKAAKEFLKLF, from the coding sequence TTGGATATTCGACAGTTAAAATACTTTGTCACTATAGCAGAAGAAGGTAAGATCACGACCGCTGCAAAGAAATTAAATATTGCTCAACCCCCTTTGAGCAGACAACTCAAACAAATGGAAGAAGAGCTAGGCGTCACTTTATTTGATCGAGATAACAAAAGTCTTAATTTAACCTTGGAGGGGGAAAGATTACTTCTTCGAGCAAAAGAACTTTTAAATAAACTTGATGAAACAATGGTTGAAGTTCAAGAATTGAGGAAAGACGCCAGTGGGATTTTATCTGTTGGATCCAATCTTTATTGTGCATCTTTAATTCTTTCTAAGGTGGTAGATATTCGTGAGAAAAATCCTGGTCTTACTTTCAAAGTATGGGAAGGTGAAACGATTCATCTCATAAAAATGTTATCTAAACGTCAGATTGAGATTGCGATAACAAATAGTCCAATAACAGAAAATAGTATCTCACAAATAACATTGGAAAGTGACCCATATGTGCTTGTTTTGCCTGAAAAATGGACGTGGAGTGGATCAGAACAATGCAGGTTAGAGGAAATCATCAATTTGCCATTGATTCTTCTGCGACCAAACTATGGTTTAGGTGCGTATGGACAAATTGTCAATGAATTTCAACGGTTAGATTTAGAACCAAATATACTGTGCGAATGTCAGGATTTAATTATGTTACTTGGTCTCGTTTCATCGGGGTTTGGTGCAACGATCTTACCGCTCTCGTTATTATCCCTCCATTCATTGGGAGGATTGAGAGTCATTCAGCTAAAGGATCAGACCTTAATATCTGAACCCAAAGTAATTTGGAGGAAGAATAGTTACTTATCAAAAGCAGCAAAAGAATTTTTAAAACTTTTTTAG
- a CDS encoding glutamate decarboxylase yields MPQDRKEEVQNDAYEGKGGMPDKQQCLPRHVQRELPHEFSVNPLFAREGELAVPRFNMPDEGMLPETAYQIVHDEIALDGNARLNLATFVSTWMEPAAKDLYAKSFDKNMIDKDEYPQTAAIEERCVRILANLWHSPNPLTTMGVSTTGSSEACMLGGLALKRRWQNARKREGKPADRPNIVFSSAVQVVWEKFANYWEVEPRYVKISPEHPHLDPQGVLAAVDENTIGVVPILGETYTGLYEPVATIAKALDDLQERTGLDIPMHVDAASGGFIAPFLQPDLVWDFQLPRVKSINVSGHKYGLVYPGLGWIIWREAEDLPDDLIFRVSYLGGNMPTIALNFSRPGAQVLLQYYNYLRLGKSGYHDVQRASQKVALFLSKAIQEMAPFELLSDGSDIPVFAWRMKEGYTLNWNLYDLSRQLRVFGWQVPAYPLPPDMEEVTIMRVVVRNGFSMDLAHLFLMNLKQAVAFLDSLDGPMPHDTKCDNGFHH; encoded by the coding sequence ATGCCACAGGATCGAAAAGAAGAAGTTCAAAACGATGCATACGAAGGAAAAGGGGGCATGCCAGATAAGCAACAATGTCTACCGCGTCATGTGCAAAGGGAGCTGCCTCACGAATTTTCTGTTAATCCTCTGTTTGCCCGTGAAGGCGAATTAGCCGTTCCGCGCTTTAACATGCCTGATGAAGGCATGTTACCCGAAACAGCGTATCAAATCGTCCACGATGAAATTGCTCTTGATGGCAATGCACGCCTGAATCTGGCAACATTCGTTAGCACATGGATGGAGCCTGCTGCAAAAGACTTATATGCCAAATCATTCGACAAGAACATGATTGACAAGGACGAATATCCGCAGACAGCCGCAATAGAGGAGCGCTGTGTCCGAATTCTCGCCAACCTCTGGCATTCGCCCAACCCCCTTACGACGATGGGCGTTTCAACCACTGGTTCTTCAGAGGCATGTATGCTCGGGGGGCTTGCGTTAAAGAGACGATGGCAAAATGCACGAAAAAGAGAAGGGAAGCCGGCGGATCGGCCCAATATCGTATTCAGTTCCGCTGTTCAAGTTGTTTGGGAAAAATTCGCCAACTATTGGGAGGTCGAACCACGGTATGTGAAGATTAGCCCAGAGCATCCACATTTGGATCCCCAGGGGGTCCTAGCTGCAGTGGATGAAAATACGATAGGTGTGGTACCGATTCTTGGTGAGACTTATACCGGGCTTTATGAACCGGTTGCCACGATTGCGAAAGCGTTGGATGATTTACAGGAGAGGACGGGCCTCGACATTCCTATGCATGTGGATGCGGCTTCGGGAGGATTTATAGCACCGTTTCTTCAACCAGACTTGGTCTGGGATTTTCAATTACCCAGGGTGAAGTCCATCAATGTATCTGGACATAAATATGGACTAGTGTATCCTGGGTTGGGATGGATTATTTGGCGGGAAGCGGAAGATCTTCCTGATGACCTCATCTTCCGCGTCTCCTATTTGGGCGGGAATATGCCGACTATTGCCCTGAATTTCTCTCGTCCTGGGGCGCAAGTGCTCCTGCAATATTACAATTACCTGCGTTTAGGAAAAAGTGGGTACCATGATGTGCAAAGGGCATCTCAGAAAGTCGCTCTTTTTCTTAGCAAGGCTATTCAGGAGATGGCACCGTTCGAACTTTTGTCTGATGGTTCGGATATTCCGGTTTTCGCTTGGCGAATGAAAGAAGGGTACACATTAAACTGGAATCTTTATGATTTGTCTCGGCAATTGCGTGTGTTCGGTTGGCAAGTGCCTGCCTATCCATTACCGCCAGATATGGAAGAGGTGACGATTATGCGCGTGGTGGTTCGAAATGGATTTTCCATGGACCTCGCGCATTTGTTTTTGATGAACCTCAAACAGGCCGTCGCCTTTCTGGATTCCCTGGACGGGCCAATGCCACATGATACGAAATGTGATAACGGGTTTCATCACTAA
- a CDS encoding CD3072 family TudS-related putative desulfidase: protein MQRSKKILLVSHCILNQNTVIDDEARAAGAVLSAVDWAMREGYGFLQLPCPEFTFHGLNRPSMTYEEYNTPEYRKHCRVILRPVLQQAEEYLKNGYEIVGLLGIQSSPSCDPTRGIFIEELKDMFLEKDIEMKTLWFLPNTSEPEFKAGLHHL from the coding sequence ATGCAGCGTAGTAAAAAGATTTTACTAGTTTCCCATTGTATTTTAAATCAAAATACGGTTATAGATGATGAGGCAAGGGCAGCGGGTGCTGTCCTTTCCGCTGTGGATTGGGCCATGAGGGAAGGCTATGGTTTTTTACAATTGCCATGCCCAGAATTTACATTTCATGGATTAAATCGTCCTTCGATGACCTATGAGGAATATAATACCCCCGAATATCGGAAACATTGCCGGGTAATTTTACGGCCCGTTTTACAGCAAGCGGAAGAATATCTCAAAAACGGCTATGAAATTGTTGGATTGCTTGGCATTCAAAGCAGCCCATCATGTGACCCGACACGCGGGATCTTTATTGAAGAACTGAAGGATATGTTTTTAGAAAAAGATATTGAAATGAAAACACTTTGGTTTCTACCAAATACCAGTGAACCGGAATTTAAAGCAGGCTTACATCATTTATAA
- a CDS encoding DNA/RNA non-specific endonuclease, translating to MFESESVQKAILTKRGKRKLAYLVSMCLVFVAAIGNVFIPHSQAAVGTNIVISEIYGGGGNSGASYKNDYIELYNPTNSSVTLTGWTVQYASGTSTFSSITNLTGSIGAHQYYLIKEASGGGGTVDLPTADVTGTINLSASSGKVALAKVTTSVSGSTDSNVVDFVGFGSANDSETTPVGTLSNTTSAERKDNNSGTVQGQGNGWDTNNNANDLVITSSLDPQNSSSPAEPALGVDNDNLGLGNPSGATADVSNSNNYLMTKLQYTLSYNNSKHEPNWVSWHLGSSDLGSTPRQDNFRADTLLPTGWYRVTSTEFSGSGFDRGHMCPSEDRTASVDDNSATFLMTNMIPQAPKNNEVTWASLESYSRKLVSAGNELYTISGGYGSGGTGSNGYMTTVGNGVVVPAKTWKVIVVLPNGNNDVSRVTTSTRVIAVLLPNDQTVSSQPWGYYRVSVDTIESLTGYNFLSSVSTNIQSTIEANVDSGPTN from the coding sequence ATGTTTGAAAGTGAATCGGTACAAAAAGCCATTTTAACTAAAAGAGGAAAGAGAAAGTTAGCCTACCTTGTAAGTATGTGCTTGGTGTTTGTAGCTGCTATAGGGAATGTATTTATTCCACATTCACAAGCAGCTGTAGGAACGAATATTGTCATCAGTGAAATTTATGGTGGAGGCGGAAATAGTGGTGCTTCCTACAAAAATGATTATATTGAACTCTACAACCCTACTAATTCCAGTGTTACCTTAACCGGGTGGACGGTCCAATATGCCTCTGGAACGAGTACATTCAGTAGCATTACAAATTTAACAGGAAGCATTGGTGCACATCAGTACTATTTAATTAAAGAAGCAAGCGGCGGTGGAGGAACGGTTGATTTACCTACTGCTGATGTAACAGGTACCATCAACTTAAGTGCAAGTAGTGGAAAAGTTGCTTTGGCTAAGGTCACTACCTCGGTTTCAGGTTCAACTGATTCAAATGTTGTGGATTTTGTAGGCTTTGGTTCTGCCAATGATTCAGAAACTACTCCAGTTGGGACTCTTTCCAATACGACAAGTGCAGAACGTAAAGACAATAACAGCGGCACAGTACAAGGTCAAGGGAATGGTTGGGACACAAACAATAATGCTAACGACTTGGTGATCACAAGCAGCTTGGACCCTCAAAATTCATCTTCTCCTGCTGAACCAGCATTAGGCGTTGATAATGATAATTTGGGATTAGGGAATCCAAGTGGGGCTACAGCTGATGTATCCAATTCCAATAATTATTTAATGACCAAGCTACAATATACTCTTTCTTACAATAATAGCAAACACGAGCCCAACTGGGTAAGCTGGCATTTAGGTTCATCTGATCTTGGAAGCACACCGCGTCAAGATAATTTTCGTGCGGATACATTACTTCCGACAGGATGGTATCGGGTTACATCCACTGAATTTTCAGGCAGCGGATTCGACAGGGGACACATGTGTCCATCAGAAGATCGAACAGCTTCTGTTGATGACAATTCCGCAACATTTCTGATGACCAATATGATTCCTCAAGCTCCAAAAAATAACGAGGTAACTTGGGCAAGTCTAGAATCCTATTCCCGTAAACTGGTTTCAGCCGGAAACGAATTATATACTATTTCCGGAGGTTACGGAAGTGGGGGTACCGGGTCAAATGGATATATGACGACTGTTGGGAATGGAGTTGTCGTGCCAGCTAAAACATGGAAGGTGATCGTCGTATTGCCTAATGGGAATAATGATGTTAGCCGTGTAACAACTTCTACTAGAGTAATAGCTGTGTTGTTGCCGAATGACCAAACAGTTTCCAGTCAACCTTGGGGCTACTATAGAGTAAGTGTGGATACGATTGAGTCTTTGACTGGTTATAACTTCCTTTCCTCGGTATCAACAAACATTCAAAGTACCATCGAAGCCAATGTTGACAGTGGTCCTACGAATTAA
- a CDS encoding CD3073 family putative ECF transporter S component: MKTGKTMILTYSAMGIALNVVLGTVVSTMKIPLLFLDTIGTVLISVLFGPWWGVLTGGLTNVVLGATTGASAIFFGLVNIAIALVAGFIARKFDFTKWYVALITGLIISIVAPLIGTPIAVAVYGGLNGSGMDLVVLWLRSSGESVFASTFISRITGNLVDKIITCFLVLFMIGRMPFLSRIIKREKNHAA; this comes from the coding sequence ATGAAAACAGGCAAAACAATGATATTAACTTATTCTGCAATGGGGATTGCTCTAAATGTGGTTTTGGGTACTGTTGTATCGACAATGAAAATTCCCCTTTTGTTCCTTGATACGATTGGAACAGTATTAATTTCAGTATTGTTTGGCCCATGGTGGGGTGTTTTGACAGGAGGACTTACAAATGTTGTCCTCGGTGCGACGACGGGTGCTTCGGCCATATTCTTTGGACTTGTCAATATTGCCATTGCTTTGGTTGCAGGTTTCATCGCAAGGAAGTTCGATTTTACCAAATGGTATGTTGCCCTAATCACAGGACTCATTATTTCAATTGTTGCGCCGTTAATCGGTACTCCGATTGCCGTTGCCGTTTATGGTGGTTTAAACGGCAGCGGGATGGATTTAGTTGTTTTATGGTTAAGATCTTCAGGTGAAAGTGTATTTGCGTCGACATTCATATCACGCATAACAGGAAACTTGGTGGATAAAATTATTACCTGCTTCCTTGTCCTGTTTATGATTGGTCGTATGCCATTCTTATCAAGGATTATTAAGAGGGAAAAAAACCATGCAGCGTAG
- the brnQ gene encoding branched-chain amino acid transport system II carrier protein: MNKLTSKEILFIGLMLFSMLFGAGNLIFPAYLGQAAGENVWHAVIGFIISDVGLTVLAFIAIAKSGTFVALTNRVHPIFALLFPMAIYLSIGPGLAIPRAGSLAYEMGVKPFLPNAIESSPIALLVYTTVFFSIVFWFAKSPSKLVDRFGKILTPSLLVLIMIVFIKALFTDLSSFKEATLSYKENPISQGFLDGYQTMDAIGALIYGIIFTNIFKSRKITKQSLQVKYLAIFGLICGLLLSICYFIIGYLGASASIPGKVDNGAIVLSTVLQQLFGQSGTIVLGLIFTLACLCVCIGLITSCAQYFSNIFPKLSYIKWAIFLCVISGFVANLGLSQILKVSVPVLGLVYPMAITLIILGLLHERLPFNNRPVYFMTIGLVGLFSLIEIINSTFLNGSFSDLLSNVPLQIEGYGWVIPGLLGLIIGSIFEKLMDNEEPTVKKAA; this comes from the coding sequence TTGAATAAATTAACCAGTAAAGAAATCCTGTTTATTGGCTTAATGTTATTTTCAATGTTATTCGGTGCAGGAAATTTAATTTTTCCAGCCTATTTGGGACAGGCTGCTGGAGAAAATGTATGGCATGCAGTTATTGGGTTTATTATTTCTGATGTGGGTCTTACAGTATTAGCTTTTATAGCGATTGCAAAATCAGGAACATTCGTTGCGTTAACTAATAGAGTTCATCCTATTTTTGCTTTACTATTCCCCATGGCGATTTATTTATCAATAGGACCTGGACTTGCCATTCCGCGTGCAGGCAGTCTTGCCTATGAAATGGGAGTGAAACCCTTTTTACCAAATGCAATCGAGTCTTCACCGATCGCACTTTTGGTTTATACTACTGTATTTTTTAGTATTGTCTTTTGGTTTGCAAAATCGCCATCTAAATTAGTAGACAGATTTGGAAAGATTTTAACACCTTCTTTATTAGTTTTAATCATGATCGTTTTTATCAAGGCTTTATTTACTGATTTATCCAGCTTTAAAGAAGCAACATTATCTTATAAAGAGAATCCCATCTCTCAAGGATTTTTAGATGGATATCAAACCATGGATGCCATTGGTGCGTTAATTTACGGAATTATATTTACCAATATTTTTAAAAGTAGAAAAATAACCAAGCAATCATTACAAGTAAAATATTTAGCGATATTTGGACTTATTTGCGGCCTGCTTTTATCTATTTGTTATTTTATTATTGGATACTTAGGAGCTTCCGCTTCAATACCAGGAAAAGTTGATAATGGAGCGATTGTTTTAAGTACGGTATTACAGCAATTGTTCGGACAGAGTGGAACAATTGTTTTAGGATTAATTTTTACACTTGCTTGTTTATGTGTTTGTATAGGATTAATCACATCATGTGCTCAATACTTTTCAAATATTTTTCCTAAATTATCTTATATAAAATGGGCAATCTTTTTATGTGTGATTAGTGGTTTTGTAGCAAATCTTGGTCTCTCTCAAATATTAAAAGTATCTGTCCCAGTGCTCGGCTTAGTGTATCCAATGGCAATTACACTAATCATTTTAGGTCTATTACATGAGAGATTACCTTTTAATAATCGCCCCGTATATTTCATGACAATCGGCCTTGTTGGTCTATTTAGCTTAATTGAAATCATCAATTCGACATTTTTAAATGGTTCATTTTCAGATTTATTATCAAATGTCCCTTTGCAGATTGAGGGCTACGGCTGGGTGATTCCTGGTTTACTGGGTTTAATAATAGGAAGCATTTTTGAAAAATTAATGGATAATGAGGAACCCACTGTTAAGAAAGCAGCATAA
- a CDS encoding DNA-binding response regulator, producing MGFEEEYKAFLNTHLQARTGERLRRLREGHNQAEMLFLKQVWWPLFHHFRHLHPEYEVNDFKDGKRYLDFAYIRPAIRICLEIDGYGPHLKNISRWKFADSLERQNQLVIDGWTVIRFSYDQVKEKPRRCQQIVQQVIGQWLGDELDQTTLSLVEKEVLRLAIRKGEAISPIEVEKYLKLSDKTVKKVLSQLVDKKMLIPASGIVRVRSYRLGDQVKHPI from the coding sequence ATGGGATTTGAAGAAGAATACAAGGCCTTTTTGAACACTCACTTGCAGGCAAGAACCGGTGAACGGTTGCGGCGTTTACGAGAAGGTCACAACCAGGCCGAAATGTTGTTTTTGAAGCAAGTGTGGTGGCCCTTATTTCACCATTTTCGGCATTTGCATCCAGAATATGAAGTCAATGATTTCAAGGATGGCAAAAGGTATTTGGATTTTGCTTATATTCGTCCCGCCATCCGGATTTGTCTTGAGATCGACGGGTACGGTCCTCACTTAAAGAACATAAGCAGATGGAAATTTGCTGACAGCCTGGAACGCCAAAACCAGTTGGTGATTGACGGATGGACCGTGATCCGATTTTCTTATGATCAAGTTAAAGAGAAGCCTCGTCGCTGCCAACAAATTGTTCAGCAAGTGATTGGCCAATGGCTGGGGGATGAACTGGATCAGACCACTCTGTCCTTAGTCGAAAAGGAAGTGCTTCGGCTAGCGATCCGAAAAGGAGAAGCCATATCCCCTATAGAAGTCGAGAAGTATTTGAAGCTAAGTGACAAGACGGTAAAAAAAGTACTTTCTCAACTAGTCGATAAAAAGATGCTTATTCCCGCTTCTGGGATCGTGAGGGTCCGCTCGTATCGGTTGGGGGATCAGGTTAAGCACCCAATCTGA
- a CDS encoding DsrE family protein: protein MKNKVILLASDQLGKGETELGEGILETFFTILKQKEELPAAVFCLNRGVFALTESSLVSLQLRELEEKGVDVLACKTCVDFYELNDKLAAGKISGMARFIELAAKYEVITLP from the coding sequence TTGAAAAACAAGGTAATTTTACTTGCTTCAGATCAGCTTGGAAAAGGAGAAACAGAACTGGGTGAAGGCATTTTGGAAACTTTTTTTACTATTCTTAAGCAAAAGGAAGAACTGCCTGCGGCTGTTTTTTGCCTGAACCGTGGTGTGTTCGCACTAACGGAAAGCTCGCTTGTTTCTCTCCAATTAAGGGAATTGGAAGAAAAGGGTGTTGACGTTCTTGCTTGTAAAACATGCGTAGACTTTTATGAGCTAAACGATAAGCTTGCAGCGGGAAAAATTAGCGGGATGGCCCGTTTTATTGAATTAGCTGCAAAATATGAAGTAATTACATTACCTTGA
- a CDS encoding sulfite reductase subunit alpha yields MQLTLENPKSTKSEKPFSRTNPFRAKVLKNSNLNGTGSSKETRHIELSLKDSGLSYNPGDALGVVPANDPELVASLLEVMGWDEESVVTVSKLGETLPLKEALTSYFEITLLTKKILQQAAAFTENELLQNLVLVENSTQLKEYCYGRDLLDMLRDFGPWKASAQDIVSILRKMTPRLYSIASSLTANPDEVHLTIGAVRYTAHGRDRKGVCSVLCAERLQEGDTLPVFVQANKHFNLPDSQDTDIIMVGPGTGIAPFRSFIQERAVNKATGRSWLFFGDQHAASDFLYQNELEQYQQDGVLTRLDTAFSRDAVQKVYVQHKLIEHSKELFAWIEKGAIFYVCGDKEHMAKDVNDTLITIIEQEGTMDREAAEAYLKDMQKQGRYQRDVY; encoded by the coding sequence ATGCAACTTACATTGGAAAATCCGAAAAGCACCAAAAGTGAAAAACCATTTTCACGGACTAATCCATTTCGAGCAAAAGTTCTAAAAAATAGTAATTTAAATGGAACTGGCTCTAGCAAGGAAACCAGACACATTGAGTTATCATTAAAAGATTCAGGTCTTTCTTACAACCCGGGTGATGCACTTGGCGTTGTGCCGGCAAATGATCCGGAACTTGTCGCTTCTCTTCTTGAGGTAATGGGCTGGGATGAAGAATCGGTTGTAACTGTTAGTAAGCTAGGTGAGACCCTCCCGTTAAAGGAAGCACTGACTTCTTACTTTGAAATTACACTTCTGACTAAGAAAATCTTACAACAAGCAGCAGCATTTACTGAAAATGAATTGCTTCAAAACCTTGTGTTAGTTGAGAATTCAACCCAACTAAAGGAATATTGCTATGGGCGTGATTTGCTTGATATGTTACGTGATTTTGGTCCATGGAAGGCTTCTGCCCAGGACATTGTTTCTATATTAAGAAAAATGACGCCGCGTCTCTATTCAATTGCAAGCAGCCTTACAGCAAATCCTGATGAAGTTCATCTAACGATAGGTGCAGTACGCTACACGGCGCATGGACGTGACCGAAAAGGCGTTTGTTCTGTTTTATGTGCTGAACGTCTTCAGGAAGGGGATACGCTTCCAGTCTTTGTTCAAGCTAATAAACACTTCAATTTGCCAGATTCCCAAGATACAGATATTATCATGGTTGGTCCTGGGACGGGCATTGCACCATTCCGTTCTTTTATCCAGGAACGTGCAGTTAATAAAGCAACCGGCCGTTCATGGCTGTTTTTTGGGGATCAGCATGCTGCCTCGGATTTTCTTTATCAAAACGAGTTGGAACAATACCAACAAGATGGGGTATTAACAAGACTTGATACGGCATTTTCCCGCGATGCGGTTCAAAAAGTTTATGTCCAGCATAAATTGATCGAACATAGCAAAGAATTATTTGCATGGATTGAAAAAGGAGCTATATTCTACGTTTGTGGGGATAAGGAACATATGGCGAAAGACGTCAACGACACGCTTATTACCATTATTGAACAGGAAGGTACAATGGATCGTGAAGCAGCCGAAGCGTATCTTAAAGATATGCAGAAGCAAGGACGTTATCAACGTGATGTGTATTAA
- a CDS encoding BCCT family transporter, whose translation MDKFKENSVFIISLLLTLIFILWGVFFTDNLTKVTNAIYNGSIDYLGWVYLGTTLFFVIFSIYLLFSKYGNIRLGRRNDKPDFSTASWLAMLFGAGMGVGIVYWSVAEPVTHYTAPPYGKGYTVDAANTAMKYTFFHWGLHPWAIYTVIGLALAFFQYNKRLPAAISSAFHPILGDRIYGPIGKTIDILSIFATVFGIATSLGLGAMQVTAGMHDIFGIPNTLFIQLIVIVVTTVLFIISINTGLERGIKYLSNAAIIFSVAILVLIMIVGPALTVIKVFFNTTGLYLSDFLQMSLRLSPFGKGEKWIASWTLFYWAWWIAWAPFVGMFIARVSRGRTIKEFVVGVLIVPTLGTCLWMSVFGGSALELVQDPGNRDLAKQIAENINLSIFIFFDHLPLSTLLSILGFAVVAIYYITVADTATFVLGMLSEGGTLNPSNKIKMTWGVIQSALSAVLLIAGGLEVLQTASIAAALPFAIIMLAMCYSLLTGLKNEAELHRGNKRSTQH comes from the coding sequence ATGGATAAGTTTAAAGAAAATAGTGTTTTTATTATCTCATTACTGCTGACCCTCATTTTTATTCTCTGGGGAGTTTTTTTTACAGATAATCTTACCAAGGTCACCAACGCCATTTATAATGGCTCAATTGATTACCTTGGTTGGGTTTATCTCGGTACTACTCTATTCTTCGTTATTTTTTCTATCTACTTGTTATTCTCAAAGTACGGTAATATCCGACTCGGCAGGAGAAATGATAAACCTGATTTCTCTACCGCTTCCTGGCTGGCAATGCTGTTTGGTGCTGGTATGGGTGTCGGGATTGTATATTGGAGCGTCGCCGAACCAGTAACCCATTATACAGCCCCTCCGTACGGGAAAGGTTATACTGTTGACGCAGCTAACACCGCAATGAAATACACATTTTTCCATTGGGGCTTGCACCCTTGGGCAATCTACACTGTAATAGGGTTAGCCCTTGCTTTTTTTCAGTATAATAAACGGCTTCCTGCAGCTATCAGCTCAGCGTTCCATCCCATTTTGGGCGACAGGATTTACGGGCCGATTGGCAAAACAATCGATATCTTGTCCATCTTTGCAACAGTTTTCGGTATTGCCACCTCTTTAGGGCTTGGGGCCATGCAGGTCACGGCAGGTATGCATGACATATTCGGCATTCCTAATACGTTATTTATCCAACTTATTGTCATTGTGGTCACAACAGTTCTTTTTATTATTTCCATTAATACAGGCTTGGAAAGAGGAATAAAGTACTTATCCAACGCAGCTATCATCTTTTCAGTGGCAATCCTTGTACTGATTATGATTGTCGGTCCAGCATTAACCGTTATTAAAGTGTTTTTCAATACAACAGGACTGTATCTAAGTGACTTTTTACAAATGAGTTTACGGTTAAGCCCTTTTGGAAAGGGTGAGAAATGGATTGCTTCCTGGACCTTATTTTACTGGGCTTGGTGGATTGCATGGGCGCCATTCGTCGGCATGTTCATTGCCCGGGTTTCAAGAGGGAGGACAATTAAGGAGTTTGTGGTTGGTGTATTGATTGTTCCCACACTTGGAACCTGTCTTTGGATGTCCGTATTTGGAGGTTCAGCACTTGAACTTGTTCAAGATCCCGGAAACCGCGATTTGGCAAAACAGATCGCCGAAAATATAAACTTGTCTATATTTATTTTCTTTGACCACCTTCCATTAAGCACCCTATTAAGCATTTTAGGTTTTGCCGTGGTCGCTATTTATTATATAACTGTCGCCGATACCGCAACCTTTGTATTAGGGATGCTAAGTGAAGGCGGAACGCTTAATCCTTCTAACAAAATAAAAATGACATGGGGTGTCATCCAATCTGCTTTATCGGCTGTTCTGCTGATCGCCGGTGGTTTGGAGGTATTGCAGACCGCTTCCATTGCCGCCGCACTCCCATTTGCCATTATCATGCTCGCCATGTGCTACTCATTGCTAACAGGCTTAAAAAATGAAGCTGAATTACATAGAGGCAATAAAAGAAGCACACAACATTAA